Below is a genomic region from Fischerella sp. PCC 9605.
GAAAATTAAAAAGGCCTTGGGAAAGAAGAAACCCAAGGCTTTCTGTGTGTTGTCATCTTTATTAAAAGCGTGTGTTATGGAAAAATTTTTGGTTACATCCGCTTACACATTTACTGGACAGCGATTAACAAAATTATTCTCTGTAGGTAGTGCCACCAACAGCGTTAGGATCGCGATAACGAGTTGGTTCATCGGAGCGCTTCCTACCAGCCAAACCAGCTAGACCTAACAAACCAAGTAATCCTAACCAACCCCAATCAAAACCATCGTCATATCTGGTAGTAGGTGTGGTGGTAGTGGTATCAGGAGCGGTTGGCGTGGTTTGTGCTTGTGCGGGTAAAGTCAAGGGCAAAATTGTCATACCCAAGGTAACGATGCCAGCGCCAACAACTTTAGTGAAATTGCTTTTCATGGTGAAAGTTCCTCATCTGTTTCAAAGTTATTCACCACTCTATCGAGACTCTATATGAACAAAATCACTCTATAGCCATAAACTCAACACTTTAAACTCACGCTTAAGATATATTAAACGCTGCCATCCTTACAGGGGTTGGGATAGGACTTATATTCAGTCAAGCATATATATTGGT
It encodes:
- a CDS encoding WGxxGxxG family protein; this translates as MKSNFTKVVGAGIVTLGMTILPLTLPAQAQTTPTAPDTTTTTPTTRYDDGFDWGWLGLLGLLGLAGLAGRKRSDEPTRYRDPNAVGGTTYRE